A stretch of the Ostrea edulis chromosome 9, xbOstEdul1.1, whole genome shotgun sequence genome encodes the following:
- the LOC125659519 gene encoding kelch-like protein 26 isoform X4 gives MNPRSKSEGYGDKVIQQLNNLRSQNELCDFKVSAGEKSFQVHKAVLAATSDYFRVMFGGGMAESKQDSVDLKGVTADGLQMIIDFIYSGELPLQYDNLTEAINTASHLQVSAALDMCSDFIISLMTFENAQDFLSIANTYSLDRVLEHWDSMILSSFAEFSETQSFLKMDSVALVKYLSSNMLRASSEFKIFQCLDKWFKYNPARISIDCITVLTHVRFPLMSERELGLVQESDLMKRCLGALHLVTKGFKFHLDCREGHPVIEERSNIRTEIPTLVLIQPHNSSSYVPFQITSHDHVTGIFYRLFSDLNGSRDCRLTVIDNFIYVCRVVDFGGGSLLSSLFRFDPRHLSGQELRPMRRLRMDFALVAHGSCLYVFGGSTEQFTIMDSVECYNVETNSWVELPSLPTALHSLAALTVENKIYLSGGVSSQDRQPTNSFTIFHPQYRTYETLPGMFYARRLHEMVFFQKKVFVLGGIPRQGVPLHGQIPIECYDTSAAQWTMLSSTLSGRSVGHYLSFQGLILSLGHEHHNAKEDEIWTYDPVLDDWTKYAKAPQRMSLMSAICSAIFVNFYDEKVAKTFLRDK, from the exons ATGAACCCACGGAGTAAGTCAGAGGGCTATGGTGACAAAGTGATTCAACAACTCAATAACCTTAGGTCACAGAATGAGCTGTGTGACTTTAAGGTCTCGGCAGGGGAAAAATCATTTCAG GTACACAAGGCCGTGCTAGCCGCCACGAGTGATTACTTCCGGGTCATGTTTGGGGGTGGTATGGCGGAAAGTAAGCAGGACTCGGTGGATCTAAAAGGTGTAACCGCAGACGGCTTACAGATGATTATTGACTTCATCTACAGCGGGGAGCTGCCATTGCAATACGACAACCTGACTGAAGCTATTAACACAGCTAGTCACTTGCAAGTGTCTGCCGCTCTCGATATGTGCAGCGATTTCATCATTTCCCTCATGACGTTCGAGAACGCTCAAGATTTTTTGTCTATCGCCAACACGTATTCGCTGGACAGAGTTTTAGAGCACTGGGACAGCATGATCCTCAGCAGTTTTGCCGAGTTCTCGGAGACGCAGAGTTTTCTTAAGATGGACTCTGTCGCTTTGGTTAAGTACCTGTCATCCAATATGCTACGGGCTAGCTCCGAGTTCAAGATTTTTCAGTGTTTGGACAAATGGTTTAAATACAACCCCGCACGAATATCCATTGACTGTATCACTGTGCTTACACACGTGCGGTTTCCATTGATGTCGGAACGTGAGCTCGGATTGGTCCAGGAGAGCGACTTAATGAAACGTTGTCTGGGTGCGCTACATTTAGTGACTAAAGGGTTCAAATTCCACCTGGACTGTCGGGAAGGCCACCCTGTGATCGAGGAACGATCCAACATCCGCACTGAAATCCCTACCCTTGTCCTCATCCAACCTCACAATAGTTCCTCGTATGTACCATTTCAAATTACATCACACGATCACGTGACCGGCATATTCTACCGACTCTTTTCCGACTTGAACGGAAGTCGAGATTGTCGATTGACCGTCATAGACAATTTCATTTACGTTTGTAGAGTGGTGGATTTCGGGGGCGGATCCCTTTTGAGTTCACTGTTCCGGTTCGACCCCCGGCATCTGTCTGGACAAGAGTTACGCCCGATGCGGAGACTCCGTATGGATTTCGCTTTAGTGGCCCACGGGAGCTGTCTGTATGTCTTCGGAGGTTCCACCGAGCAGTTCACCATTATGGACTCTGTTGAGTGTTATAATGTGGAGACCAATTCGTGGGTGGAGTTACCGTCCCTACCGACGGCTCTACATTCCCTTGCAGCCCTTACAGTCGAAAATAAAATCTACCTCTCGGGGGGCGTGTCTAGTCAGGACCGTCAACCCACGAACTCGTTTACAATATTTCATCCGCAATACCGAACGTACGAGACCCTTCCGGGAATGTTTTACGCCAGAAGACTCCATGAGATGGTATTTTTTCAGAAGAAGGTATTCGTCCTTGGCGGTATTCCCCGTCAGGGGGTTCCTCTTCATGGACAAATCCCCATCGAGTGTTATGACACGAGCGCCGCCCAGTGGACGATGCTATCCTCCACTCTGAGCGGTCGCTCCGTGGGCCACTACCTCAGTTTTCAAGGACTGATTCTGTCCCTCGGCCATGAACACCATAACGCTAAGGAAGATGAGATCTGGACATACGACCCAGTGCTTGATGATTGGACAAAATACGCGAAAGCTCCGCAGCGAATGAGTTTGATGTCCGCCATTTGTTCTGCCATCTTTGTGAATTTTTACGACGAGAAGGTGGCGAAAACATTTCTTAGAGACAAATAA
- the LOC125659519 gene encoding kelch-like protein 26 isoform X3, translating into MLQSQGQGSKHGRMNPRSKSEGYGDKVIQQLNNLRSQNELCDFKVSAGEKSFQVHKAVLAATSDYFRVMFGGGMAESKQDSVDLKGVTADGLQMIIDFIYSGELPLQYDNLTEAINTASHLQVSAALDMCSDFIISLMTFENAQDFLSIANTYSLDRVLEHWDSMILSSFAEFSETQSFLKMDSVALVKYLSSNMLRASSEFKIFQCLDKWFKYNPARISIDCITVLTHVRFPLMSERELGLVQESDLMKRCLGALHLVTKGFKFHLDCREGHPVIEERSNIRTEIPTLVLIQPHNSSSYVPFQITSHDHVTGIFYRLFSDLNGSRDCRLTVIDNFIYVCRVVDFGGGSLLSSLFRFDPRHLSGQELRPMRRLRMDFALVAHGSCLYVFGGSTEQFTIMDSVECYNVETNSWVELPSLPTALHSLAALTVENKIYLSGGVSSQDRQPTNSFTIFHPQYRTYETLPGMFYARRLHEMVFFQKKVFVLGGIPRQGVPLHGQIPIECYDTSAAQWTMLSSTLSGRSVGHYLSFQGLILSLGHEHHNAKEDEIWTYDPVLDDWTKYAKAPQRMSLMSAICSAIFVNFYDEKVAKTFLRDK; encoded by the exons ATGCTACAGAG CCAAGGACAAGGCAGCAAGCATGGCAGGATGAACCCACGGAGTAAGTCAGAGGGCTATGGTGACAAAGTGATTCAACAACTCAATAACCTTAGGTCACAGAATGAGCTGTGTGACTTTAAGGTCTCGGCAGGGGAAAAATCATTTCAG GTACACAAGGCCGTGCTAGCCGCCACGAGTGATTACTTCCGGGTCATGTTTGGGGGTGGTATGGCGGAAAGTAAGCAGGACTCGGTGGATCTAAAAGGTGTAACCGCAGACGGCTTACAGATGATTATTGACTTCATCTACAGCGGGGAGCTGCCATTGCAATACGACAACCTGACTGAAGCTATTAACACAGCTAGTCACTTGCAAGTGTCTGCCGCTCTCGATATGTGCAGCGATTTCATCATTTCCCTCATGACGTTCGAGAACGCTCAAGATTTTTTGTCTATCGCCAACACGTATTCGCTGGACAGAGTTTTAGAGCACTGGGACAGCATGATCCTCAGCAGTTTTGCCGAGTTCTCGGAGACGCAGAGTTTTCTTAAGATGGACTCTGTCGCTTTGGTTAAGTACCTGTCATCCAATATGCTACGGGCTAGCTCCGAGTTCAAGATTTTTCAGTGTTTGGACAAATGGTTTAAATACAACCCCGCACGAATATCCATTGACTGTATCACTGTGCTTACACACGTGCGGTTTCCATTGATGTCGGAACGTGAGCTCGGATTGGTCCAGGAGAGCGACTTAATGAAACGTTGTCTGGGTGCGCTACATTTAGTGACTAAAGGGTTCAAATTCCACCTGGACTGTCGGGAAGGCCACCCTGTGATCGAGGAACGATCCAACATCCGCACTGAAATCCCTACCCTTGTCCTCATCCAACCTCACAATAGTTCCTCGTATGTACCATTTCAAATTACATCACACGATCACGTGACCGGCATATTCTACCGACTCTTTTCCGACTTGAACGGAAGTCGAGATTGTCGATTGACCGTCATAGACAATTTCATTTACGTTTGTAGAGTGGTGGATTTCGGGGGCGGATCCCTTTTGAGTTCACTGTTCCGGTTCGACCCCCGGCATCTGTCTGGACAAGAGTTACGCCCGATGCGGAGACTCCGTATGGATTTCGCTTTAGTGGCCCACGGGAGCTGTCTGTATGTCTTCGGAGGTTCCACCGAGCAGTTCACCATTATGGACTCTGTTGAGTGTTATAATGTGGAGACCAATTCGTGGGTGGAGTTACCGTCCCTACCGACGGCTCTACATTCCCTTGCAGCCCTTACAGTCGAAAATAAAATCTACCTCTCGGGGGGCGTGTCTAGTCAGGACCGTCAACCCACGAACTCGTTTACAATATTTCATCCGCAATACCGAACGTACGAGACCCTTCCGGGAATGTTTTACGCCAGAAGACTCCATGAGATGGTATTTTTTCAGAAGAAGGTATTCGTCCTTGGCGGTATTCCCCGTCAGGGGGTTCCTCTTCATGGACAAATCCCCATCGAGTGTTATGACACGAGCGCCGCCCAGTGGACGATGCTATCCTCCACTCTGAGCGGTCGCTCCGTGGGCCACTACCTCAGTTTTCAAGGACTGATTCTGTCCCTCGGCCATGAACACCATAACGCTAAGGAAGATGAGATCTGGACATACGACCCAGTGCTTGATGATTGGACAAAATACGCGAAAGCTCCGCAGCGAATGAGTTTGATGTCCGCCATTTGTTCTGCCATCTTTGTGAATTTTTACGACGAGAAGGTGGCGAAAACATTTCTTAGAGACAAATAA
- the LOC125659519 gene encoding kelch-like protein 26 isoform X1, producing MQQITEGVSTGQPMEKSGELSRLRSQGQGSKHGRMNPRSKSEGYGDKVIQQLNNLRSQNELCDFKVSAGEKSFQVHKAVLAATSDYFRVMFGGGMAESKQDSVDLKGVTADGLQMIIDFIYSGELPLQYDNLTEAINTASHLQVSAALDMCSDFIISLMTFENAQDFLSIANTYSLDRVLEHWDSMILSSFAEFSETQSFLKMDSVALVKYLSSNMLRASSEFKIFQCLDKWFKYNPARISIDCITVLTHVRFPLMSERELGLVQESDLMKRCLGALHLVTKGFKFHLDCREGHPVIEERSNIRTEIPTLVLIQPHNSSSYVPFQITSHDHVTGIFYRLFSDLNGSRDCRLTVIDNFIYVCRVVDFGGGSLLSSLFRFDPRHLSGQELRPMRRLRMDFALVAHGSCLYVFGGSTEQFTIMDSVECYNVETNSWVELPSLPTALHSLAALTVENKIYLSGGVSSQDRQPTNSFTIFHPQYRTYETLPGMFYARRLHEMVFFQKKVFVLGGIPRQGVPLHGQIPIECYDTSAAQWTMLSSTLSGRSVGHYLSFQGLILSLGHEHHNAKEDEIWTYDPVLDDWTKYAKAPQRMSLMSAICSAIFVNFYDEKVAKTFLRDK from the exons ATGCAACAAATCACTGAAGGTGTTAGCACGG GTCAACCGATGGAGAAATCAGGAGAACTCTCCCGTTTGAGGAG CCAAGGACAAGGCAGCAAGCATGGCAGGATGAACCCACGGAGTAAGTCAGAGGGCTATGGTGACAAAGTGATTCAACAACTCAATAACCTTAGGTCACAGAATGAGCTGTGTGACTTTAAGGTCTCGGCAGGGGAAAAATCATTTCAG GTACACAAGGCCGTGCTAGCCGCCACGAGTGATTACTTCCGGGTCATGTTTGGGGGTGGTATGGCGGAAAGTAAGCAGGACTCGGTGGATCTAAAAGGTGTAACCGCAGACGGCTTACAGATGATTATTGACTTCATCTACAGCGGGGAGCTGCCATTGCAATACGACAACCTGACTGAAGCTATTAACACAGCTAGTCACTTGCAAGTGTCTGCCGCTCTCGATATGTGCAGCGATTTCATCATTTCCCTCATGACGTTCGAGAACGCTCAAGATTTTTTGTCTATCGCCAACACGTATTCGCTGGACAGAGTTTTAGAGCACTGGGACAGCATGATCCTCAGCAGTTTTGCCGAGTTCTCGGAGACGCAGAGTTTTCTTAAGATGGACTCTGTCGCTTTGGTTAAGTACCTGTCATCCAATATGCTACGGGCTAGCTCCGAGTTCAAGATTTTTCAGTGTTTGGACAAATGGTTTAAATACAACCCCGCACGAATATCCATTGACTGTATCACTGTGCTTACACACGTGCGGTTTCCATTGATGTCGGAACGTGAGCTCGGATTGGTCCAGGAGAGCGACTTAATGAAACGTTGTCTGGGTGCGCTACATTTAGTGACTAAAGGGTTCAAATTCCACCTGGACTGTCGGGAAGGCCACCCTGTGATCGAGGAACGATCCAACATCCGCACTGAAATCCCTACCCTTGTCCTCATCCAACCTCACAATAGTTCCTCGTATGTACCATTTCAAATTACATCACACGATCACGTGACCGGCATATTCTACCGACTCTTTTCCGACTTGAACGGAAGTCGAGATTGTCGATTGACCGTCATAGACAATTTCATTTACGTTTGTAGAGTGGTGGATTTCGGGGGCGGATCCCTTTTGAGTTCACTGTTCCGGTTCGACCCCCGGCATCTGTCTGGACAAGAGTTACGCCCGATGCGGAGACTCCGTATGGATTTCGCTTTAGTGGCCCACGGGAGCTGTCTGTATGTCTTCGGAGGTTCCACCGAGCAGTTCACCATTATGGACTCTGTTGAGTGTTATAATGTGGAGACCAATTCGTGGGTGGAGTTACCGTCCCTACCGACGGCTCTACATTCCCTTGCAGCCCTTACAGTCGAAAATAAAATCTACCTCTCGGGGGGCGTGTCTAGTCAGGACCGTCAACCCACGAACTCGTTTACAATATTTCATCCGCAATACCGAACGTACGAGACCCTTCCGGGAATGTTTTACGCCAGAAGACTCCATGAGATGGTATTTTTTCAGAAGAAGGTATTCGTCCTTGGCGGTATTCCCCGTCAGGGGGTTCCTCTTCATGGACAAATCCCCATCGAGTGTTATGACACGAGCGCCGCCCAGTGGACGATGCTATCCTCCACTCTGAGCGGTCGCTCCGTGGGCCACTACCTCAGTTTTCAAGGACTGATTCTGTCCCTCGGCCATGAACACCATAACGCTAAGGAAGATGAGATCTGGACATACGACCCAGTGCTTGATGATTGGACAAAATACGCGAAAGCTCCGCAGCGAATGAGTTTGATGTCCGCCATTTGTTCTGCCATCTTTGTGAATTTTTACGACGAGAAGGTGGCGAAAACATTTCTTAGAGACAAATAA
- the LOC125659519 gene encoding kelch-like protein 26 isoform X2, with translation MEKSGELSRLRSQGQGSKHGRMNPRSKSEGYGDKVIQQLNNLRSQNELCDFKVSAGEKSFQVHKAVLAATSDYFRVMFGGGMAESKQDSVDLKGVTADGLQMIIDFIYSGELPLQYDNLTEAINTASHLQVSAALDMCSDFIISLMTFENAQDFLSIANTYSLDRVLEHWDSMILSSFAEFSETQSFLKMDSVALVKYLSSNMLRASSEFKIFQCLDKWFKYNPARISIDCITVLTHVRFPLMSERELGLVQESDLMKRCLGALHLVTKGFKFHLDCREGHPVIEERSNIRTEIPTLVLIQPHNSSSYVPFQITSHDHVTGIFYRLFSDLNGSRDCRLTVIDNFIYVCRVVDFGGGSLLSSLFRFDPRHLSGQELRPMRRLRMDFALVAHGSCLYVFGGSTEQFTIMDSVECYNVETNSWVELPSLPTALHSLAALTVENKIYLSGGVSSQDRQPTNSFTIFHPQYRTYETLPGMFYARRLHEMVFFQKKVFVLGGIPRQGVPLHGQIPIECYDTSAAQWTMLSSTLSGRSVGHYLSFQGLILSLGHEHHNAKEDEIWTYDPVLDDWTKYAKAPQRMSLMSAICSAIFVNFYDEKVAKTFLRDK, from the exons ATGGAGAAATCAGGAGAACTCTCCCGTTTGAGGAG CCAAGGACAAGGCAGCAAGCATGGCAGGATGAACCCACGGAGTAAGTCAGAGGGCTATGGTGACAAAGTGATTCAACAACTCAATAACCTTAGGTCACAGAATGAGCTGTGTGACTTTAAGGTCTCGGCAGGGGAAAAATCATTTCAG GTACACAAGGCCGTGCTAGCCGCCACGAGTGATTACTTCCGGGTCATGTTTGGGGGTGGTATGGCGGAAAGTAAGCAGGACTCGGTGGATCTAAAAGGTGTAACCGCAGACGGCTTACAGATGATTATTGACTTCATCTACAGCGGGGAGCTGCCATTGCAATACGACAACCTGACTGAAGCTATTAACACAGCTAGTCACTTGCAAGTGTCTGCCGCTCTCGATATGTGCAGCGATTTCATCATTTCCCTCATGACGTTCGAGAACGCTCAAGATTTTTTGTCTATCGCCAACACGTATTCGCTGGACAGAGTTTTAGAGCACTGGGACAGCATGATCCTCAGCAGTTTTGCCGAGTTCTCGGAGACGCAGAGTTTTCTTAAGATGGACTCTGTCGCTTTGGTTAAGTACCTGTCATCCAATATGCTACGGGCTAGCTCCGAGTTCAAGATTTTTCAGTGTTTGGACAAATGGTTTAAATACAACCCCGCACGAATATCCATTGACTGTATCACTGTGCTTACACACGTGCGGTTTCCATTGATGTCGGAACGTGAGCTCGGATTGGTCCAGGAGAGCGACTTAATGAAACGTTGTCTGGGTGCGCTACATTTAGTGACTAAAGGGTTCAAATTCCACCTGGACTGTCGGGAAGGCCACCCTGTGATCGAGGAACGATCCAACATCCGCACTGAAATCCCTACCCTTGTCCTCATCCAACCTCACAATAGTTCCTCGTATGTACCATTTCAAATTACATCACACGATCACGTGACCGGCATATTCTACCGACTCTTTTCCGACTTGAACGGAAGTCGAGATTGTCGATTGACCGTCATAGACAATTTCATTTACGTTTGTAGAGTGGTGGATTTCGGGGGCGGATCCCTTTTGAGTTCACTGTTCCGGTTCGACCCCCGGCATCTGTCTGGACAAGAGTTACGCCCGATGCGGAGACTCCGTATGGATTTCGCTTTAGTGGCCCACGGGAGCTGTCTGTATGTCTTCGGAGGTTCCACCGAGCAGTTCACCATTATGGACTCTGTTGAGTGTTATAATGTGGAGACCAATTCGTGGGTGGAGTTACCGTCCCTACCGACGGCTCTACATTCCCTTGCAGCCCTTACAGTCGAAAATAAAATCTACCTCTCGGGGGGCGTGTCTAGTCAGGACCGTCAACCCACGAACTCGTTTACAATATTTCATCCGCAATACCGAACGTACGAGACCCTTCCGGGAATGTTTTACGCCAGAAGACTCCATGAGATGGTATTTTTTCAGAAGAAGGTATTCGTCCTTGGCGGTATTCCCCGTCAGGGGGTTCCTCTTCATGGACAAATCCCCATCGAGTGTTATGACACGAGCGCCGCCCAGTGGACGATGCTATCCTCCACTCTGAGCGGTCGCTCCGTGGGCCACTACCTCAGTTTTCAAGGACTGATTCTGTCCCTCGGCCATGAACACCATAACGCTAAGGAAGATGAGATCTGGACATACGACCCAGTGCTTGATGATTGGACAAAATACGCGAAAGCTCCGCAGCGAATGAGTTTGATGTCCGCCATTTGTTCTGCCATCTTTGTGAATTTTTACGACGAGAAGGTGGCGAAAACATTTCTTAGAGACAAATAA